One segment of Aquimarina sp. BL5 DNA contains the following:
- a CDS encoding MBOAT family protein encodes MNRLKDIFSFSEDFPLIFTQADFWIFFAVIYFLYAIVYRKKSLRSAYLFAISLLFYYKTSGLFIGILLFSTVNDFFLGKAIYHSKSIIVKKFLVAFSVIVNLGTLCYFKYAYFFTESYNNLFNTDYEVINYLAQFANTWASVDYFTVDTIILPVGISFYTFQTISYSVDIYRKQIKPLNSIIDFGFFVSFFPQLVAGPIVRAADFVPQIRKEINITKEDFGNATFMILKGLIKKMLFADFIAMNFMDRVFDVPEMFSGFTNIMAMFGYSLQIYGDFSGYTDIAIGLALLMGYKLPVNFNSPYKAIHCGDFWKRWHISLSSWLKDYLYIPIGGNQNGSIFSYIFIIIFTFLGALAFADFGVAIIATSIIGGLLVITVFSSKIAWHFNRNVNIMITMLVGGLWHGASWKFVIWGGLNGLGVVAYKYWRQISPYENSNAWLATIWKITFTFIFITFTRIYFRGNSMDHIDRFYQSIMTNMDWTNALAVLWEYRVVFIVMLIGYITHWLPYKTKDWLLDQFIKSNIVIKGLIATIVAIICYQTYAADFQPFIYFQF; translated from the coding sequence ATGAATAGATTAAAAGATATTTTTTCTTTTTCAGAGGATTTTCCTTTGATATTTACGCAAGCAGATTTCTGGATATTCTTTGCAGTAATCTACTTTTTGTATGCAATAGTATATCGTAAAAAGAGCCTACGTAGTGCGTATCTTTTTGCCATTAGCTTATTGTTTTATTATAAGACGAGTGGATTGTTTATTGGGATTTTACTTTTTAGTACCGTAAACGATTTCTTTTTGGGTAAAGCAATATATCATAGCAAATCCATTATAGTAAAGAAATTTCTGGTTGCCTTTAGTGTCATCGTAAATTTAGGAACACTTTGTTATTTTAAGTATGCCTACTTCTTTACAGAATCATATAACAATCTTTTTAATACAGATTATGAGGTAATCAATTATCTGGCTCAGTTTGCTAATACTTGGGCAAGTGTAGATTACTTTACTGTTGATACGATTATATTACCCGTAGGAATTTCTTTTTATACTTTCCAGACAATAAGTTATAGTGTTGATATTTATAGGAAACAGATAAAACCGTTGAATTCTATTATTGATTTTGGTTTTTTCGTAAGTTTCTTCCCTCAGTTAGTTGCGGGTCCTATTGTTCGTGCAGCCGATTTTGTGCCACAGATCAGAAAAGAAATTAATATTACCAAAGAAGATTTTGGTAATGCAACTTTTATGATTCTTAAGGGACTGATTAAAAAGATGCTTTTTGCAGATTTTATAGCCATGAATTTTATGGATCGAGTATTTGATGTTCCAGAAATGTTTTCTGGATTTACTAATATTATGGCAATGTTCGGATATTCATTGCAGATTTATGGTGATTTCTCAGGATACACAGATATTGCTATTGGATTAGCATTGCTCATGGGATATAAATTACCAGTTAACTTTAATTCACCTTATAAAGCTATACATTGTGGAGATTTCTGGAAACGGTGGCACATATCACTATCCAGTTGGTTAAAAGATTACCTATATATCCCAATAGGAGGGAACCAAAACGGAAGTATTTTCTCTTATATATTTATTATTATTTTTACATTTTTAGGAGCATTGGCATTTGCAGATTTTGGGGTGGCTATTATTGCCACTTCTATAATAGGAGGGCTACTTGTTATTACCGTTTTTTCATCTAAAATCGCCTGGCATTTTAATAGAAATGTGAATATTATGATTACCATGTTGGTCGGAGGGTTATGGCACGGAGCATCTTGGAAATTTGTGATCTGGGGAGGACTTAACGGTCTAGGAGTTGTTGCTTATAAATATTGGCGACAAATAAGCCCTTACGAAAACTCTAATGCGTGGTTAGCGACTATCTGGAAGATTACCTTTACTTTTATTTTCATCACCTTTACCCGAATTTATTTTAGAGGGAATAGTATGGATCATATCGATCGTTTTTATCAGTCCATAATGACCAATATGGATTGGACAAATGCATTAGCAGTACTTTGGGAATATAGAGTGGTTTTTATTGTAATGCTGATCGGATATATTACACATTGGTTACCCTATAAAACAAAAGATTGGTTGCTAGATCAGTTTATAAAAAGTAATATCGTGATTAAAGGATTAATAGCAACCATCGTTGCTATTATCTGCTATCAAACGTATGCTGCCGATTTTCAACCATTTATTTATTTTCAGTTTTAG
- a CDS encoding DUF4259 domain-containing protein, protein MGAWGTGILQNDTTADIWAEYKHLYNLSHSVTEIRKKLENEYNPDNDEDEYADFWTGIAHSQWMCGELEPESILKVKECIETGKGLSLWKENEKDYKKRIKTLTEFIEKIQKPKEKPLKRKKITLCPAYFTKGDIVSIQLESKQFIFALAFEQENDEIDGGNRFVFSSLISDSLISVEEFLNSEIMYLDNGGDHNYHQGYFWSQFQARNMKRKIKRTKVIGKITFDDYLGFSNSVPFGDWNNISDLYSEQIKFQKSNNTRKPFKISIKDFIQGENKEFELKLLKHANELWREQLKKINAT, encoded by the coding sequence ATGGGAGCTTGGGGAACTGGAATATTACAAAATGACACAACCGCAGATATTTGGGCTGAATATAAACACCTATATAATCTAAGTCATAGTGTTACTGAAATAAGAAAAAAATTGGAAAACGAATATAATCCTGACAATGATGAGGACGAATATGCAGATTTTTGGACGGGAATTGCACATAGTCAATGGATGTGTGGCGAATTAGAACCTGAATCGATATTAAAAGTAAAAGAGTGTATCGAAACTGGTAAAGGACTTAGTCTATGGAAAGAAAATGAAAAAGACTATAAAAAGAGAATAAAAACTTTAACAGAATTCATTGAAAAAATTCAAAAACCAAAAGAAAAGCCTTTAAAGAGGAAAAAGATTACTCTTTGTCCAGCCTATTTCACAAAAGGAGATATTGTATCTATTCAATTAGAGTCAAAGCAGTTTATTTTTGCTTTAGCTTTTGAACAAGAAAATGACGAGATAGATGGTGGTAATAGATTTGTATTTAGTTCGCTAATATCGGACTCTCTAATATCAGTTGAGGAGTTTCTTAATTCAGAAATAATGTACCTGGATAATGGAGGAGATCATAATTATCATCAAGGTTATTTTTGGAGTCAATTTCAAGCTAGAAATATGAAAAGGAAAATTAAGAGAACTAAAGTAATTGGCAAAATTACATTTGATGACTATTTAGGGTTTTCCAATTCTGTGCCGTTCGGAGATTGGAATAATATAAGTGATTTGTATAGCGAGCAAATAAAATTCCAAAAAAGTAACAATACAAGAAAGCCTTTTAAAATTTCGATAAAAGATTTTATTCAAGGTGAAAATAAAGAGTTTGAACTAAAGCTCCTCAAACACGCAAATGAACTTTGGAGAGAGCAATTAAAGAAAATAAACGCTACCTAA
- a CDS encoding lipase yields MILVLGGLFGLMFLSEKGGIQKEQIQEDGFSYEGISVKYPTYKTFLALEQDSSLIRKQDILKVTETVIPVADEADIEPETLTADGVAKKDSLQRPDFSKIDTTRIERIRYPADNPNFAEELKAKLSSRSCRIIHYGDSQIEGDRITGYVRNRLQGMYGGSGPGFIPVKPVYKQIAAIVKPSENWFRYARFDPTQKKFKHRKYGAYMSVSRFTEHKKTLPDSITLDSLPVVKASVTIGKSKKAYAKFRRFTNIGLHYGNCNFPIKISVYNEGKLIQQDSLIPDGKYHKYKIKTNTTPSNLKIELEGKISADFYGVTLDGGSRVQMDNVAMRGSSGTIFSSTNAAIYGQMTRNLKPKIIIMQYGGNTMPYLKDSTKVDNYAKSIVNQINWLRRRTKNVSFIFIGPTDMCLPVNGKMETYPLLPYLNAKLMETCSQNNVAYWSMYDAMGGKGSMPFWVEEKLTANDYMHFTWKGTKIISELFFTALYLDLKEEPNDET; encoded by the coding sequence TTGATACTCGTATTGGGTGGATTATTTGGGTTAATGTTTTTAAGCGAAAAAGGAGGAATCCAAAAAGAGCAAATACAAGAAGATGGTTTCTCTTACGAAGGAATTTCTGTTAAGTACCCTACATACAAAACTTTCTTAGCCTTAGAACAAGACTCATCACTTATCAGGAAACAAGATATTCTTAAAGTTACTGAAACAGTTATACCCGTAGCGGATGAAGCGGATATAGAACCAGAAACCCTAACTGCTGATGGGGTTGCCAAAAAAGATAGTCTTCAGAGGCCTGATTTTTCCAAAATTGATACCACAAGAATTGAAAGAATCAGATATCCTGCTGATAACCCTAATTTTGCCGAAGAATTAAAAGCTAAATTATCTTCTAGATCTTGTAGAATTATTCATTACGGAGATTCTCAGATTGAAGGAGATAGGATTACAGGGTACGTTAGAAATAGATTACAGGGGATGTATGGTGGGAGTGGTCCTGGGTTTATTCCTGTGAAACCAGTATATAAACAAATTGCAGCGATAGTAAAGCCAAGTGAAAACTGGTTTAGATATGCAAGATTTGATCCTACACAGAAAAAATTTAAGCATAGAAAGTACGGTGCATATATGTCTGTTTCTAGATTTACAGAACATAAAAAGACACTTCCGGACAGTATTACATTAGATTCGTTACCCGTAGTAAAGGCTTCTGTAACCATTGGTAAATCTAAAAAAGCATATGCTAAATTCAGAAGATTTACGAATATAGGATTGCACTATGGTAATTGTAATTTTCCAATAAAAATTTCCGTCTATAATGAAGGAAAGTTAATACAACAAGATAGTTTGATTCCCGATGGGAAATATCATAAATACAAGATAAAAACCAATACCACTCCTAGTAATTTAAAAATTGAATTAGAAGGAAAAATAAGTGCTGATTTTTATGGAGTAACCTTAGATGGAGGATCAAGAGTGCAGATGGATAATGTGGCTATGCGAGGTTCTTCGGGGACGATTTTTTCTAGTACAAATGCTGCTATCTATGGGCAGATGACGAGGAATTTAAAACCTAAGATCATCATCATGCAGTATGGAGGAAATACAATGCCGTATCTTAAGGATTCTACAAAAGTGGATAATTATGCTAAATCTATCGTCAATCAAATAAACTGGTTAAGACGTAGAACTAAAAATGTAAGCTTTATATTTATCGGGCCTACAGATATGTGTCTTCCTGTAAATGGTAAGATGGAAACATATCCTTTACTACCATATCTTAATGCTAAACTAATGGAAACTTGTTCTCAGAATAATGTTGCGTATTGGAGTATGTATGATGCTATGGGAGGAAAAGGATCTATGCCGTTTTGGGTAGAAGAAAAGCTTACTGCTAACGATTATATGCATTTTACCTGGAAAGGAACCAAAATTATTTCGGAATTATTTTTTACAGCGTTATACCTTGACCTAAAAGAAGAACCAAATGATGAAACATAA
- a CDS encoding toxin-antitoxin system YwqK family antitoxin: MKTLLKSIFLLIISFSCFSQNSEKENLSLVFYDNCSNQIIEPEYDIFSSKDLNYDYITVFKKIDDWVLQYSTSIKTINDTIRIPKILFAGGNELHSQRWTYLNCDKVCNGTETDFYANGTKRTEGNYKNGKPIDIKEYWENGELRAHYFYDNFTLDYKRVDYYNENGDLEEYQLYENKKKKTIIKTFNKNGKLTETQTEKKYIERNK, encoded by the coding sequence ATGAAAACATTACTAAAATCAATATTTCTGCTAATTATAAGTTTTTCGTGTTTTAGCCAAAATAGCGAAAAAGAAAACTTGAGTTTAGTTTTTTATGACAACTGTTCTAATCAAATAATTGAACCTGAATATGATATTTTTTCAAGTAAGGATTTAAATTATGACTACATAACTGTTTTTAAGAAAATAGATGATTGGGTTTTACAATACTCGACTTCAATCAAGACGATTAACGACACTATACGAATTCCGAAAATTCTCTTTGCTGGAGGGAATGAATTGCATTCCCAACGCTGGACTTATTTAAATTGTGATAAAGTTTGTAATGGAACAGAAACTGACTTTTATGCAAATGGAACTAAGAGGACAGAAGGAAATTATAAAAATGGAAAACCAATTGACATAAAAGAATATTGGGAAAACGGAGAATTAAGAGCTCATTACTTCTATGATAATTTCACTCTCGATTATAAAAGAGTAGATTACTATAATGAAAATGGAGATTTAGAAGAATATCAGCTCTATGAAAACAAAAAGAAAAAAACAATAATTAAAACATTCAATAAAAACGGAAAGTTGACTGAAACTCAAACTGAAAAGAAATATATTGAACGGAATAAATAA
- a CDS encoding DUF6882 domain-containing protein, with translation MQKSTLTIILIMLSFFSKGQSNLETRFSEANSDLSLRNMYQRIVWNMQPTNEYLFDQTKGEVKYIIEENGYEVIAIPKILGTFNLDDKTFLWADKNSSINKNLNDKVDSFRETLPKKYQKNKFKSDTDFIKDLLSLFSFHIDANGFDNQRQDNTIIYYSLLEISIFKNGKEIKVIKPKNHIQVLENTNNISRIREFHKEKLAVNKLYNDGEIESDEAFKRIKEVHLKYWLNEDTYFFPSLSWPCDFDEKSILKWLEFKTNDNRYFVMYTTDLGWTTESYAYEIDVNEKGDKTIINEY, from the coding sequence ATGCAAAAATCAACCTTGACAATAATATTAATTATGCTTTCATTTTTTTCTAAAGGTCAATCTAACTTGGAAACTAGATTTTCAGAAGCGAACTCTGATTTGAGTTTAAGAAATATGTACCAAAGAATTGTTTGGAATATGCAACCGACAAATGAGTATTTGTTTGACCAAACGAAAGGAGAAGTTAAGTATATAATTGAGGAAAATGGATATGAAGTAATTGCAATACCAAAAATTTTAGGAACTTTTAATCTTGATGATAAAACATTTCTATGGGCGGACAAAAACTCTTCAATTAATAAAAATTTAAATGATAAAGTAGATTCGTTTAGAGAAACTTTACCAAAGAAATATCAGAAGAACAAATTCAAATCAGATACAGATTTTATTAAAGATCTACTATCGCTATTTAGTTTTCATATAGACGCCAATGGATTTGACAATCAACGTCAGGATAATACAATAATTTACTATTCACTTTTAGAGATTAGCATTTTTAAGAATGGAAAAGAAATTAAAGTGATTAAACCTAAAAATCATATTCAGGTTTTGGAGAATACAAATAACATCAGTCGGATTAGAGAGTTTCACAAAGAAAAATTAGCAGTAAACAAGCTTTATAATGATGGAGAGATTGAATCTGATGAAGCATTTAAAAGAATAAAAGAAGTCCATTTAAAATATTGGCTAAATGAAGATACGTATTTCTTCCCTTCATTGTCTTGGCCTTGCGACTTTGATGAAAAATCAATTCTTAAGTGGCTAGAGTTTAAGACTAATGATAATCGATATTTTGTTATGTATACAACTGACTTAGGATGGACAACCGAAAGTTATGCTTATGAGATTGATGTAAATGAAAAAGGAGATAAAACGATAATTAATGAATATTAA
- a CDS encoding IS110 family transposase, translating into MNTQIIVPSKLYIGIDIHKRSWKVHCSTDLFSGKSFSMSPDPEQLLHYVSKHYSDYVVSVAYEAGCCGYYAHRCFESYGWTSFVVNPADIHRKGKERHTKTDKIDAQLISRELKDGRLESIFVPDIKREELRSLFRRRNDLVKDFRRIKSYIKMQLLYFGIKEPLEFDNDHWSHKYRSWLDGIVFEYPTAKSTLDSRMRFFRFVDQELRDISTELRRYCKVHYKKDYLLLRSIPGIGGIVACGILCELGDLRRFSSVKHLAGYVGLAPGIHQSGANYKVMGITPRAHRLIRSYFVEASWQAIRADPVMQAYYRKHTGKNVKSIIIKVARKLLSRTLAVIKTETPYTIGVVS; encoded by the coding sequence ATGAACACTCAAATTATCGTCCCATCTAAGTTATACATTGGTATTGATATTCACAAACGCAGTTGGAAGGTACATTGCAGTACAGATCTATTTTCTGGTAAGAGTTTTAGTATGTCTCCAGATCCAGAGCAATTGTTGCATTATGTTTCAAAACATTATTCTGATTATGTTGTAAGTGTTGCTTACGAAGCAGGTTGTTGTGGTTATTATGCGCATCGTTGTTTCGAGAGTTATGGTTGGACTTCATTTGTTGTGAATCCTGCTGATATACATCGTAAGGGCAAGGAGCGCCACACCAAGACAGATAAGATCGATGCACAGTTAATTAGTCGAGAGCTTAAAGATGGTAGATTAGAGAGCATTTTTGTTCCAGATATCAAAAGAGAAGAACTTCGTAGTTTATTTAGAAGGCGCAATGATTTAGTGAAAGATTTTCGTAGGATTAAGAGTTATATTAAGATGCAGTTGCTATATTTTGGTATTAAGGAGCCATTAGAATTTGATAATGATCATTGGAGTCATAAGTATCGGAGTTGGTTAGATGGTATTGTTTTTGAATACCCAACAGCAAAGTCGACTTTGGATAGCCGGATGCGTTTTTTTCGTTTTGTAGATCAAGAGTTACGAGATATATCTACGGAGTTACGTAGGTATTGCAAGGTTCATTATAAGAAAGATTATCTGTTGTTACGAAGTATACCAGGTATTGGTGGTATTGTCGCTTGTGGAATCTTATGTGAGTTAGGGGATTTGCGACGTTTTAGTAGCGTAAAACATTTGGCAGGATATGTTGGATTAGCTCCTGGAATTCATCAAAGTGGCGCTAACTATAAAGTGATGGGTATTACCCCAAGAGCGCATCGTTTGATACGGAGTTATTTTGTAGAAGCTTCTTGGCAAGCTATTCGTGCTGATCCTGTTATGCAGGCATACTATCGAAAGCACACAGGAAAGAATGTTAAGAGTATTATTATCAAAGTGGCAAGAAAACTATTAAGTAGAACATTGGCAGTTATAAAAACGGAGACTCCTTATACGATAGGGGTAGTCTCCTAA
- a CDS encoding SH3 domain-containing protein: MKFKIIIILIIGLFFSCKKKKQQPKKIEEAITSKTVEKREKSRNSKEYFYTVANRLSLRKKPSLAAKRIAVLKYLEPLEIIENFPNKKETISDKKDGIVRGNWCKVRLLNGIEGYAFNGYIKSFEELPQKLNPKGIEPNELLINGKLKTTTSLKYFLDIIGKPDSIMSYELSKKNDFSDKIEREDRDGILYILQNINAFTDANNGDFLDAGYGGWVYNNIRMKYFYKNGIEYEELNGEVSFSNIDFAINNNFITYIRLIALQH, from the coding sequence TTGAAGTTTAAAATCATTATAATATTAATTATTGGACTTTTTTTTTCTTGTAAGAAAAAAAAACAACAACCTAAAAAAATAGAGGAAGCTATAACATCAAAAACAGTAGAAAAACGAGAAAAATCTCGAAACTCTAAAGAATATTTTTATACCGTTGCAAATAGATTGTCTTTACGTAAAAAGCCTTCTCTAGCCGCGAAACGAATCGCTGTTTTAAAATACCTAGAACCTCTAGAAATCATAGAGAACTTTCCAAATAAAAAGGAAACCATAAGTGATAAAAAAGACGGAATTGTAAGAGGGAACTGGTGTAAAGTAAGATTATTAAACGGAATAGAAGGATATGCTTTTAATGGATATATCAAATCTTTTGAAGAATTACCTCAGAAATTAAACCCTAAAGGAATAGAACCGAATGAACTTTTAATTAATGGAAAATTAAAAACAACTACATCACTTAAATATTTTTTAGACATTATTGGGAAACCTGATAGTATTATGTCCTATGAATTAAGCAAAAAAAATGACTTCTCTGATAAAATTGAACGAGAAGATAGAGATGGTATCTTATATATTCTACAAAATATAAATGCATTTACCGATGCTAATAATGGTGATTTTCTTGATGCTGGTTATGGTGGGTGGGTCTATAACAATATTAGAATGAAATATTTTTACAAAAATGGAATTGAATATGAAGAATTAAACGGTGAAGTAAGTTTTTCTAATATAGATTTCGCAATTAATAATAATTTTATAACATATATAAGATTGATAGCTCTTCAACATTGA
- a CDS encoding GDSL-type esterase/lipase family protein codes for MMKHKIVLFCLFLVSSSIMAQDYVLDTIQNKYPFVNWKANQIKFVENAPSFAKLFRKLDTIAKGSEEDVHIFHIGGSHIQADIYSNRLRTYLQHMSPTAKGQRGFIYPYKIAGTNNPSNYNVEFDGKWKGYRCSIKKDSVAWGMAGVSAVFKDSVANIKIKANHRGYDAQQYDFNRIRVFYDNWSDDYEINFKESGLIADTKVNKEAHFIEFVLTQTLEELEFCVQRIGNPENPEFLMMGMELMNDNRGVEYTTIGVNGASFNYYNRCKYFDNQLMLYKPDLFIVSVGTNDGYHPDFKPDEYRKYYENLILMAQKANPDCAVLLTVPNDSYYKRKYPNPRTRVMQKIIYDLAKKHKMAVWDFYEIMGGFNSSKDWYQNKLMPRDRIHFTQLGYRIKADLLLQALTNSWEKELQLAPNSVLNQIINE; via the coding sequence ATGATGAAACATAAAATAGTATTATTTTGTTTGTTCTTAGTGAGTTCTTCCATAATGGCTCAGGATTATGTGTTGGATACAATTCAGAATAAATATCCTTTTGTGAATTGGAAAGCTAATCAGATTAAGTTTGTAGAAAATGCTCCTTCTTTTGCCAAGCTATTTCGTAAGCTTGATACTATTGCTAAAGGAAGTGAAGAAGATGTTCATATTTTTCATATTGGCGGATCACATATTCAGGCAGATATTTATTCGAATAGATTGAGAACATATTTACAGCATATGAGTCCGACCGCAAAAGGACAGCGAGGATTTATTTATCCTTATAAAATTGCTGGTACGAATAATCCAAGTAATTATAATGTAGAGTTCGATGGGAAATGGAAAGGATATCGCTGTTCCATAAAAAAAGATAGTGTAGCTTGGGGGATGGCAGGTGTTAGTGCAGTTTTTAAAGATTCTGTTGCTAATATAAAAATCAAAGCTAATCATAGAGGGTATGATGCGCAGCAATATGATTTTAATAGGATCAGAGTCTTTTATGATAATTGGAGCGATGACTATGAAATTAATTTTAAAGAATCAGGATTAATTGCAGATACTAAAGTAAATAAAGAAGCTCATTTTATTGAGTTTGTACTCACCCAAACATTAGAAGAATTAGAGTTTTGTGTACAAAGGATTGGAAATCCTGAAAACCCAGAATTTTTAATGATGGGGATGGAATTAATGAATGATAATAGAGGCGTAGAATATACGACGATAGGGGTAAATGGTGCTAGTTTTAACTATTACAATCGGTGTAAGTATTTTGACAATCAATTGATGTTGTATAAACCGGATTTATTTATAGTTTCTGTTGGGACTAACGATGGGTACCATCCTGATTTTAAGCCAGATGAATACAGAAAATATTATGAAAATCTTATTTTAATGGCCCAAAAAGCTAATCCTGATTGTGCAGTCTTACTTACAGTACCTAATGATTCTTATTATAAGCGGAAATACCCAAATCCTAGAACAAGAGTGATGCAGAAGATTATCTATGACTTGGCAAAGAAGCATAAGATGGCAGTTTGGGATTTTTATGAAATAATGGGAGGTTTTAATTCCTCCAAAGATTGGTATCAGAATAAATTGATGCCTAGAGATAGAATACATTTTACACAGTTGGGATATAGAATTAAAGCAGATTTACTATTACAGGCATTGACTAATTCGTGGGAAAAAGAATTACAGTTAGCGCCAAATTCTGTTTTGAATCAAATTATTAATGAATAG
- a CDS encoding DUF6584 family protein has product MNIKDKLTKIESEIDSGLKLKAADRLRNLINQYPNEIELWNRLAELYYESGFLDAAGRYWILTEPSEDRIKKCVEIYEKSVNYSGTKILQNITFRGDKSQLSEFAQKKLTDLESDSKKKSNYIPKFVPKLNKQKRKTEKHKDPLSNKLIGFILGGFLLSIPVFAIIGLIKVIDWIFF; this is encoded by the coding sequence GTGAATATAAAAGATAAACTAACGAAAATAGAATCCGAAATAGATAGCGGATTGAAATTAAAAGCTGCGGACAGACTAAGGAATTTGATTAATCAATATCCCAACGAAATTGAACTATGGAATCGACTTGCTGAATTATACTATGAAAGTGGATTTTTAGATGCGGCGGGAAGATATTGGATTTTAACTGAACCAAGTGAAGATCGAATAAAAAAGTGTGTTGAAATTTATGAAAAGTCAGTTAATTATTCAGGAACAAAGATTTTACAAAATATTACTTTTCGAGGTGACAAATCTCAACTGAGTGAATTTGCTCAGAAAAAACTAACTGATTTAGAATCTGACAGTAAAAAGAAGTCAAATTATATCCCAAAATTTGTTCCTAAACTGAATAAACAAAAACGAAAAACAGAAAAACACAAAGACCCGTTGAGTAATAAATTAATCGGATTTATTTTAGGAGGATTCCTATTATCAATCCCTGTTTTTGCTATAATTGGTTTAATAAAAGTTATTGATTGGATCTTTTTCTAA